The genomic DNA ACCACTCCCTTTTCTGGGAAATCATCGGACCAAACGGCGGCGGCGCACCAAGCGGCCTGCTGGCACAAGCTATCGACAGTGATCTTGGCGGTCTCGATAAATTTAAAGAAGACTTCGCCAAAGCGGCTACTACCCGTTTCGGCAGCGGCTGGGCTTGGCTCGTTGTGAACAAAGACGGCAAGCTGGCTGTTACCAGCACACCTAACCAAGACAACCCAATCATGGACGGCCAAACTGCGGTTCTGGGCCTTGACGTATGGGAGCATGCTTACTACCTCAAATATCAAAACAAACGCCCTGATTACATCGCTGCTTTCTGGAACGTTGTAAACTGGGATGCTGTCAGCAAACGTTACCAGGGAATCGTTCAACCGTAAGGTGATTTTCTGAGCGTAAGGCTCGGCAGAACAAAGAGAACCGTCCATATTGGACGGTTCTTTTTTCATGTTCATGATCTTATTCAGCGGTCTGCTTCCCATTAAAGTACTCACGGATGATTTTTAGAAACACATTCGGGAAGGCATACCGGGCCATATCCTCTTCAAGAATCCAGCGATGGATGGGTCCATCATCCTTCACCTCATGCTCCAGTGTATAGACCGCCTTTGTCTCCGCCACTAAAGGAAGCTCCTCTTCACGGCAGCTGTAAACCTGCAGATTCCAATGAATATGGCTGAATGTATGCTCGGCATCCATCATATATCCCGTTGGTCTCGCTGTGATTCCTTCTTCCAGCAGCGCGCCTGCCAGGATATCCATCGCCGGTTCATCCGGCAGCCGGCCGCTTCGGCTTTGCGGAACCTGCACATGCGGAAGCTCCCACATCCGGGCCAGCAGGCCTTCTTGCGGACGCTGGCGGATCAGTACTTTGCCCGCATGCTCTCCCGATCCTTCCACCAGAGCCACCACCCGAAATTCAGGACGCGGCGGCTTTGCTTTGGTCTTCACCGGC from Paenibacillus sp. J23TS9 includes the following:
- a CDS encoding superoxide dismutase, with product MAFQLPALPYPNNALEPHIDAQTMEIHHDRHHNTYVTNLNAALESAPELQNKSLDELLSNLDSVPEGIRTAVRNNGGGHANHSLFWEIIGPNGGGAPSGLLAQAIDSDLGGLDKFKEDFAKAATTRFGSGWAWLVVNKDGKLAVTSTPNQDNPIMDGQTAVLGLDVWEHAYYLKYQNKRPDYIAAFWNVVNWDAVSKRYQGIVQP